A window of the Bacteroidota bacterium genome harbors these coding sequences:
- a CDS encoding nucleotide exchange factor GrpE gives MSKKNNQEEKNSPEEVKDENVSSEKENGKESAEIPKEKSAEEKLAELNDKYVRLYADFENFRKRVSKERIELLKFAGEEIFAKIIPVLDDFERAFKSMKEISDINIFKQGEELIYNKLKNILMQSGLQEMKSTGEIFNPDLHDAVTNVPAPSEEQKGKVIEEVEKGYYLNGKVIRHAKVIVGQ, from the coding sequence ATGAGCAAGAAAAATAATCAGGAGGAAAAAAATTCTCCGGAAGAAGTGAAAGACGAAAATGTTTCTTCAGAAAAGGAGAACGGAAAAGAATCAGCGGAAATTCCCAAAGAAAAATCCGCTGAAGAAAAACTTGCGGAACTAAACGATAAATATGTCCGGCTCTATGCCGATTTCGAAAATTTTAGAAAAAGAGTTTCAAAAGAAAGAATTGAACTCCTGAAATTTGCCGGAGAAGAAATCTTTGCGAAAATAATTCCTGTGCTCGATGATTTTGAACGCGCGTTTAAATCCATGAAAGAAATTTCCGATATTAATATTTTCAAACAAGGCGAAGAACTTATTTACAACAAACTCAAAAATATTTTAATGCAAAGCGGCTTGCAGGAAATGAAATCTACAGGAGAAATTTTTAATCCTGATTTACACGATGCAGTCACCAATGTTCCCGCTCCTTCGGAAGAACAAAAAGGAAAAGTGATTGAGGAAGTGGAAAAAGGATATTATCTGAATGGAAAAGTGATTCGGCATGCTAAAGTAATTGTTGGACAATAA